TATCAAAGTTCCGCAGTGCAGTCTTTAACAAAGATCCttcaaatacaaaaagaagagAACTGGATGTTACCTGTTATGAATGTGATGTGTTTAGAATTAAGACTGTTGGCAGTGTGTGCTGAAAATACAAAGACcaataaaagtatgaaacCTGGAGAAATCTTAGAAAAGTGTGCAGATTGTCTAATGGGCTGCTTTCGAGTATGTGCTTGCGATAACCGCAGTTCAGAAGATGACACAAAAAGATGGGGAATGCTGACATTAGTTAATCAGTTATTGAAGATTTACTTTAGAATTAACAAACTTCACTTGTGTAGGCCTTTGATAAGGGCAATAGAGTCATCTCCATACAAAGCTCATTTTGCATTGGCACAACAAAttacttataaattttttgtGGGACGTAAGGCAATGTTTGATAGCGACTACAAAGctggtaaatataatttgtttattttattcgataatttatttaccaatTAGTGTTACTATGTTTCAGCTGATGAACACCTGACTTATGCATTTGAACATTGTCATAAACAATCATCAAAAAACAAACGATTAATTTTGACATATCTTGTACCAGTAAAGATGTTATTAGGATACATGCCGAAACATAGCTTGTtagaaaagtataatttaatgGAATTCTGGGAATTAATGGAAGCTGTTAAAAAAGGAGATTTACGTAATCTTGAGAAAGTGATGGATAAACATGAATCATTCTTTATAGGAGCTggaatatacttaattgtggagaaattgaaaattatagcttacagaaatttatttaaaaaagtatatttagtGCTGAATATACATCAGATTCCAATTCAAAGCTTACTATTGGCTCTGCAGATGCACGGGATCGAGGATATTGATATGGATGAAGTAGAGTGCATTGTTGCAAACTTAATATacgaaggaaaaattaaaggatACATATCTCATCAACATAAGAAGCTGGTCATCTCTAAACAAAATCCCTTCCCTCGACTTTCAACGATACCTTAAtcattattgatttatttatttatgtatttttaattaataagttAAAGTTCTGTAACATTGTTACTTTTCAAAACTTTACTTACAAGAAagtgataattaattatatgtaattgtatataaatacattaaatgaaattgtctTAAAGAATACCTTTCCTTGAaatctgttaaaaaatttgtatacgaaTATTAGCAAACTCAATATACCAGCAAAAGATAAATTCTGTTTGAATGCTAGTTTGATTGCACTATGCGCATGAAGTCTAGTTTGCATGATTATCGTTGGTGTAAAGGAGGTGGAACATAAGACGAGAATCGAGTGCGACGAGCGGCAGAACTGTTTCGTACTGGTGATTGATAATTTTCTGTCGCTCTAGTCATACATTCGAATTGTTCGACAAAGAAATACGATTGTAGTGTTCTGTTGGTGCATttaggaataaaaattcatctacAAAATGCtaagtaaaattgttaatatgaCACTATCGATTCACAGCGTGATTGGTTAAGCCAGTGTTCAATGCAAGTATGGCCGCCCTGCCATCACCCACGCAGGtatatcgtaatttttataattctatcaTGATATAATATTCGATATGTCGTGTTTGTTCTCAGACAGatctcttttaaaattaatttttattttgtgcaAGAATAATGTTACTTTTGTAATACGTATCTTCAATGTTCTTATACTTATGTCGATTGCTTTGACTTCTTTGACAGTACAAATAATCTTTCAGTATATCcacaataaatgtattatttcttACGCATTTCATCATAGATTTATAACGTAATCATTGTAAACGGTAtgctataaaatatattagtcCGATATTAAAACATCTATCTATACATTTGGAAATGTCAGTTACGATAGGCCGCACATTTCCGGcagttaaaatttgtatctactAATATCTTGTAACacgttataatttataatgcgatattaatgaatataatgaatttgtttttacagGTGGCTGGAAGCCATACTGTTATATATGAAGCCTATTATAATCAGGTATATCTTAATTATCTTGACAAAGCACTTACTTATCCATTATCAAATTTAGATGGCTATAGATTAGAATCGAAACGATAGAGTAGGAGggaaatgtattaaattatatttaaaggtTGATCCACATGGATATGGACGAATCGGTGCAATGGAAGCTGCGAGATTTCTTAAGAAATCCCAGCTGAgcgataaagtgttaagtcaAATATGGGACATGGCAGATCCGCAATCTCGTGGATCTTTAGATAAATCTGGTCTTTTCGTTGCTTTGAAACTTTGTGCATTGGCGCAAGCAGGAAGGGACGTTAGTATGTCGAATTTAAGTATGGAATTGCCTCCTCCAAAGATGGTAAAGTATTGTGATATctaaagaaataagaaataaatttttattattacttttatcatCTACTATTGTATACTTTTAGGGTGATATTCCTGTAATATCTCAGAAAAATGTAGTTAATAATTTGCCAGTAATAACATCTGTCAATAATGGAGATTGGTCTATCAAACCTTCGGAGAGAGCAAAATATGATCAACTTTTTGATAGTTTGCAACCTGCAAATGGATATATACCTGGGAATAAAGTTAAAGGTGTTCTTATGGATAGTAAGCTTCCTCTGGATACACTTGGAACGATTTGGGACCTTGCAGATATGGATAAGGATGGTATGCTGGATAGACATGAATTTGTTGTTGTAAGTacttatttatgtatgtatattaagtATGCATgtgtttgtattattttttaagaatatttaagaatataaatttttttattatgcagGCTATGCATCTAGTATATAAAGCTTTAGAGAAATATGCGATACCAAGTGTACTTCCACCAGAATTAATGCCACctgggaaaagaaaagatattaCCATACCAGTATCAAAATCTCCTGCACCGATAGGAATGACAACAGCTCCACCACCTATACCACCTTTACCTAATGCATCAGTTGTAAAGAGTATGGCTGGTCTGGATATATCAAAGGTATTTTGCatgtaatgaaattataaacatcATTTTTGTAAACTGTATATTGAAAgggaatatttatgatacagACAAATGTGCAGTGGGTAGTTTCTTCTGAAGAACAAATAGCAGCagataaattgtttttgcaAGCTGATATGGATATGGATGGATATGTCTCAGGTCTTGAAATCAAAGATGTCTTCCTTCAAAGTGGACTTCCACAGGCTGTATTGGCTGATATATGGTATGCACATTCTTATAATCTTTATTACTGATTATTCATTAGTACAAACTTCGagcatatatatttaatattt
The sequence above is drawn from the Hylaeus volcanicus isolate JK05 chromosome 2, UHH_iyHylVolc1.0_haploid, whole genome shotgun sequence genome and encodes:
- the LOC128884922 gene encoding PCI domain-containing protein 2 isoform X1, whose product is MDSYIIQVRRMWLNQDGDSLADLLSLRHSHVSIPQMVSETAMKKVMEHLSAPLDDLVLYHLKTIVAMNKDDPLAMYNYQSSAVQSLTKILQIQKEENWMLPVMNVMCLELRLLAVCAENTKTNKSMKPGEILEKCADCLMGCFRVCACDNRSSEDDTKRWGMLTLVNQLLKIYFRINKLHLCRPLIRAIESSPYKAHFALAQQITYKFFVGRKAMFDSDYKAADEHLTYAFEHCHKQSSKNKRLILTYLVPVKMLLGYMPKHSLLEKYNLMEFWELMEAVKKGDLRNLEKVMDKHESFFIGAGIYLIVEKLKIIAYRNLFKKVYLVLNIHQIPIQSLLLALQMHGIEDIDMDEVECIVANLIYEGKIKGYISHQHKKLVISKQNPFPRLSTIP
- the LOC128884922 gene encoding PCI domain-containing protein 2 isoform X2; amino-acid sequence: MNKDDPLAMYNYQSSAVQSLTKILQIQKEENWMLPVMNVMCLELRLLAVCAENTKTNKSMKPGEILEKCADCLMGCFRVCACDNRSSEDDTKRWGMLTLVNQLLKIYFRINKLHLCRPLIRAIESSPYKAHFALAQQITYKFFVGRKAMFDSDYKAADEHLTYAFEHCHKQSSKNKRLILTYLVPVKMLLGYMPKHSLLEKYNLMEFWELMEAVKKGDLRNLEKVMDKHESFFIGAGIYLIVEKLKIIAYRNLFKKVYLVLNIHQIPIQSLLLALQMHGIEDIDMDEVECIVANLIYEGKIKGYISHQHKKLVISKQNPFPRLSTIP